A stretch of Brassica napus cultivar Da-Ae chromosome C6, Da-Ae, whole genome shotgun sequence DNA encodes these proteins:
- the LOC106406259 gene encoding receptor-like protein 38: MNSSYSFSVFIFAAVIIIRCLNPIKAATCHPDDEAGLLAFKSGITRDPSGILSSWKKGTACCSWNGITCLTGDRVTALTVSGQSEVAGSFLSGTISSSLAKLQHLDGIYLMNLKNITGPFPQFLFRLPQLKFVYIENNRLSGPLPVNIGSLSQIEAFSLEGNRFTGPIPTSISNLTKLSQLNLGGNLLTGTIPSGIANLKLMSFLNLGGNRLSGTIPDIFKSMPELRSLVLSRNGFSGSLPPSIASLAPILRFLEVGRNKLSGKIPDYLSRFKALDTLDLSRNQFSGVVPKSFANLTKIFNLDLSHNLLTDPFPALYVKGIESLDLSYNKFHLKTIPKWVTSSPIIFSLKLAKCGITMSLDDWKPAEYYFYDFIDLSQNEISGSPARFLNQTEYLVEFRAPGNKLRFDMGKLTFAKTLKTLHLSRNLVFGMVPATVAGLQTLNVSQNHLCGKLPTTKFPASAFAGNDCLCGPPLSPCKV; encoded by the coding sequence ATGAActcttcttattctttctcAGTATTCATCTTCGCAGCCGTTATCATCATCCGGTGTCTAAACCCCATCAAAGCCGCCACGTGTCATCCAGATGACGAGGCAGGTCTTCTAGCTTTCAAATCGGGTATAACCCGAGACCCTTCGGGCATTCTCAGCTCATGGAAGAAAGGTACTGCTTGCTGCTCCTGGAACGGTATCACTTGCCTTACCGGTGACCGAGTCACCGCACTCACGGTCAGTGGACAATCCGAGGTCGCCGGAAGCTTCCTCTCCGGCACAATCTCCTCGTCGTTAGCGAAACTCCAACACCTCGATGGTATTTACTTGATGAATCTCAAAAACATCACCGGACCTTTTCCACAATTCCTCTTCCGGTTACCACAGCTAAAATTCGTTTATATCGAGAACAACCGTCTCTCCGGTCCACTCCCGGTTAATATCGGTTCGCTAAGCCAGATTGAAGCGTTTAGCCTGGAAGGAAACCGGTTCACCGGTCCGATCCCAACTTCCATTTCCAATTTGACCAAGCTATCTCAGCTCAATCTTGGGGGTAATCTCTTAACCGGGACAATACCTTCAGGGATCGCTAATCTCAAGCTCATGTCTTTTCTCAATCTTGGCGGTAACCGTCTCTCCGGAACCATCCCCGATATTTTCAAATCCATGCCGGAGCTCCGATCTCTCGTTCTCTCTCGCAACGGATTCTCCGGGAGCCTTCCCCCGTCTATCGCATCGCTTGCGCCAATTCTCAGGTTTCTCGAAGTAGGCCGTAACAAACTCTCTGGGAAGATTCCAGACTATCTATCGAGGTTCAAGGCGCTTGACACGTTGGATCTCTCACGCAACCAGTTCTCTGGAGTCGTGCCCAAGAGCTTCGCGAATCTCACCAAAATCTTCAATCTTGATCTCTCACACAATCTTCTTACCGATCCTTTCCCTGCTTTGTACGTTAAGGGAATTGAGTCTCTGGATCTATCCTACAATAAGTTTCACCTCAAAACTATTCCCAAGTGGGTGACGTCGTCGCCAATCATCTTCTCGTTGAAGCTTGCAAAATGCGGGATCACGATGAGCTTAGACGATTGGAAGCCAGCGGAATATTACTTCTATGATTTCATTGATCTGTCTCAAAACGAGATCTCGGGGAGTCCGGCCAGGTTTCTGAACCAGACGGAGTATCTGGTGGAGTTCCGCGCGCCGGGGAACAAGCTCCGGTTTGATATGGGAAAGCTAACGTTTGCGAAGACGCTGAAAACGTTACATCTGTCGAGAAACTTGGTGTTCGGGATGGTGCCGGCCACGGTTGCTGGACTGCAGACATTGAACGTGAGTCAGAACCACCTTTGCGGAAAGCTTCCGACAACAAAGTTTCCGGCCAGTGCGTTTGCTGGGAACGACTGTCTTTGCGGTCCTCCACTTTCTCCTTGCAAAGTTTAG
- the LOC106406361 gene encoding probable protein S-acyltransferase 22: MRKHGWQLPYHPLQVVAVAVFLALGFAFYVFFAPFVGSKIHQYIAMGIYTPLITCVVGLYIWCAASDPADRGVFRSKKYLKVPENGKFPQSKGSKDGCGGSALGGGAKSHDSTCVQDQENGTNKKLESSQRSCLLRVLCSPCALICGCCSGRDESSEQQMSEDGMFFCSLCEVEVFKYSKHCRVCDKCVDRFDHHCRWLNNCIGKRNYRKFFSLMISAILLLIMQWSTGIFVLVLCVLRKNQFSAEIALKLGSSFSLVPFVIVVAVCTLLAMLATLPLAQLFFFHILLIKKGISTYDYIVALREQEQELEAGGGQQSPQMSMISSFTGLSSASSFNTFHRGAWCTPPRLFLEDQFDVVPPENASVSSYGKKSVVEERVKKKNQPVKISPWTLARLNAEEVSKAAAEARKKSKIIKPVARRENPFVGLEASSSFGSSGRRNFPAKFEAVNSSNWKHQRRQSKRIRLPAELPLEPLMNVQTRAAIMETSTSSGLGPLQLEARSAFQTSRAMSGSGGGVMVTSSPESSLDSHDIQPFRVSSEAEDSAQLNGFSSAVGLMSQLRGQQQQQQQQSMMMMPLSRSTSDGYDASGGEDSDQVPSRNIHKSR; encoded by the exons ATGAGGAAACATGGATGGCAACTTCCTTACCATCCTCTTCAG GTGGTGGCTGTTGCTGTGTTCTTGGCTCTAGGGTTCGCTTTCTACGTCTTCTTTGCTCCATTCGTTGGGAGCAAGATTCATCAGTACATTGCTATGGGCATTTACACTCCTCTG ATAACGTGTGTGGTTGGACTGTATATATGGTGTGCGGCTTCAGATCCTGCAGACCGTGGAGTTTTCCGGTCAAAGAAGTACCTTAAAGTTCCTGAAAACGGGAAGTTTCCTCAATCAAAGGGCTCAAAAGATGGTTGTGGTGGATCAGCTCTAGGTGGTGGTGCCAAGTCTCATGACAGCACATGTGTACAGGATCAAGAAAATGGAACTAACAAGAAACTGGAGTCATCGCAAAGATCTTGTCTCCTGCGTGTGCTTTGCTCTCCTTGTGCATTGATTTGTGGTTGTTGCAGTGGAAGAGATGAGTCTTCTGAGCAGCAGATGAGTGAGGATGGAATGTTTTTTTGCAGTCTGTGTGAAGTTGAG GTCTTCAAGTACAGTAAGCATTGCAGAGTTTGTGACAAGTGTGTGGACCGTTTTGATCATCACTGCAGG TGGCTAAACAACTGCATTGGCAAGCGGAACTATCGAAAGTTCTTCAGCCTCATGATATCAGCTATTTTGTTG CTCATAATGCAATGGTCAACCGGGATCTTTGTGCTGGTATTATGTGTACTCCGCAAGAACCAGTTTAGTGCAGAGATTGCCTTAAAGTTGGGAAGCAGCTTCTCCCTAGTTCCATTTGTTATAGTCGTT GCAGTTTGCACTCTGTTAGCAATGCTGGCAACGCTACCCCTTGCTCAGCTTTTCTTCTTCCACATTCTTCTCATCAAAAAG GGAATCAGTACATACGACTATATAGTTGCACTTAGGGAACAAGAGCAAGAGCTAGAAGCTGGTGGAGGTCAGCAAAGCCCTCAGATGTCAATGATCAGCTCTTTCACTGGACTAAGCAGTGCTAGCTCCTTCAATACGTTTCATCGTGGAGCTTGGTGCACCCCACCACGTTTGTTTCTTGAGGATCAG TTTGATGTAGTTCCTCCAGAGAATGCGTCTGTAAGTTCATACGGGAAGAAGTCAGTGGTTGAAGAACGcgtcaagaagaagaaccaaCCTGTGAAGATCAGTCCATGGACTCTAGCCCGCCTCAACGCAGAAGAAGTCTCAAAGGCAGCAGCAGAAGCAAGAAAGAAGTCCAAAATAATCAAGCCTGTAGCCAGACGGGAAAACCCCTTCGTTGGATTAGAAGCAAGCAGCAGCTTCGGAAGCAGCGGTCGTAGAAACTTCCCAGCAAAGTTCGAAGCTGTTAATAGTAGTAACTGGAAGCACCAGCGAAGGCAATCTAAGCGCATACGGTTACCAGCAGAGTTGCCTCTAGAACCGCTAATGAATGTTCAGACAAGAGCAGCTATTATGGAGACATCAACCAGCTCAGGGCTAGGTCCTCTtcagctagaagcaagaagcgcGTTTCAGACAAGCCGTGCAATGTCGGGATCAGGTGGTGGTGTTATGGTGACGTCTTCACCAGAGAGCAGCTTAGACTCGCATGACATTCAACCTTTTAGAGTTTCGTCTGAAGCGGAGGATTCAGCGCAGCTTAATGGGTTTTCTTCAGCTGTTGGTTTGATGAGTCAACTAAgaggacaacaacaacaacaacagcagcaGTCAATGATGATGATGCCATTGTCAAGGTCTACAAGTGATGGCTACGATGCATCTGGTGGAGAAGACAGTGATCAGGTTCCTTCTAGAAACATCCACAAATCAAGATGA